A single genomic interval of Flavobacteriales bacterium harbors:
- the vanZ gene encoding VanZ family protein, translated as MLRHLRWALLWALAILVLCLIPGRSLPQWGWFDLLDLDKLVHALLFFGQTVLLAAAFLGHGRPAAYLMWAVGLSVAYGLGTEVLQGLQALGRRTDPMDMLANSIGALGGAWFTALRRRKGRAIVPAFLR; from the coding sequence ATGCTGCGCCACCTGCGCTGGGCCCTCCTGTGGGCCCTGGCCATCCTGGTGCTCTGCCTGATCCCCGGCCGCAGCCTGCCCCAATGGGGCTGGTTCGACCTGCTGGACCTGGACAAGCTGGTGCACGCCCTGCTCTTCTTCGGGCAGACCGTGCTGCTGGCCGCGGCCTTCCTGGGCCATGGCCGCCCGGCGGCCTACCTGATGTGGGCGGTGGGGCTCAGCGTGGCCTATGGGCTGGGTACCGAGGTGCTGCAGGGACTGCAGGCCCTGGGCCGCCGCACCGACCCCATGGACATGCTGGCGAACAGCATCGGCGCGCTCGGTGGCGCCTGGTTCACGGCGCTGCGCCGGCGCAAGGGGCGGGCGATCGTGCCGGCCTTCCTGCGCTGA
- a CDS encoding NAD-dependent deacylase — protein sequence MERERIVVLTGAGVSAESGLRTFRDGDGLWEEHRVEDVATPEAWARDPELVLRFYDQRRAQVMAAAPNAAHTAIARLEAHHEVDVVTQNIDDLHERAGSTRVMHLHGEILLARSTADPRLITPVNGPTLRLGDRCALGSQLRPHIVWFGEAVPLIPEAAALVARADRLIIVGTSLQVYPAAGLVHALPPGRPIHLIDPSDVPLRSAAVEHIKQKASIGMPMLAFRLMGGA from the coding sequence ATGGAACGGGAACGCATCGTGGTGCTCACCGGGGCCGGGGTCAGCGCCGAGAGCGGCTTGCGCACCTTCCGGGATGGCGACGGCCTGTGGGAGGAACACCGGGTGGAGGACGTGGCCACCCCTGAAGCGTGGGCGCGTGACCCGGAGCTGGTGCTGCGCTTCTATGACCAGCGCCGCGCCCAGGTGATGGCCGCGGCACCCAACGCGGCGCACACGGCGATCGCCCGGCTGGAAGCGCATCACGAGGTCGACGTGGTGACCCAGAACATCGACGACCTCCACGAACGGGCCGGCAGCACCCGCGTGATGCATCTGCACGGCGAGATCCTCCTGGCACGCAGCACGGCCGACCCGCGGCTCATCACGCCGGTGAACGGTCCGACCCTGCGGCTGGGCGACCGCTGCGCGCTGGGATCCCAACTGCGACCGCACATCGTGTGGTTCGGCGAGGCCGTGCCGCTCATCCCGGAGGCCGCCGCCCTGGTCGCCCGGGCCGACCGGTTGATCATCGTGGGCACCAGCCTTCAGGTGTACCCGGCGGCCGGTCTGGTGCACGCGCTACCGCCCGGGCGTCCCATCCACCTCATCGATCCCTCGGATGTGCCGCTGCGCAGCGCTGCGGTGGAGCACATCAAGCAGAAGGCGAGCATCGGCATGCCGATGCTCGCCTTCAGGCTGATGGGTGGCGCTTAG
- the sprA gene encoding cell surface protein SprA, protein MRTIVGLVRVLSTGWPHRLVVLLAMLLALPELAEASLDLGFLVQQVDSPEVELLWPIDSDPGTGQSDGGVDLQDPENIENEVIYDPVTGQYILNSSVGGSFDYRPPMSMTLDEYLQYDMERAMETYWTEKSTSETERAAKGLIPSLNVKGELFDRIFGGNTIDIRPQGSAEIIFGVNVSKTENPRIPVDQRRITTFDFDQRIQLNLTGNIGDKLKINTSYNTEATFDFENQVKLDYTGYEDEIIQKIEAGNVSLPLQGQLIQGSQSLFGIKTELRFGRLTATGIFSQEKGQRRNIQTQGGAQTTNFDIKADEYEANKHYFLGHFFRDLYEQSLRTLPTVNSPIQVTRVEVWVTNTRFDFAQTRNIVAFTDLGENADAAAIAAGKVSGDLPPGLLIDAAGTTADNAANSLYQTVANNPAIRGFANSSQALQALGVVAARHFEKLESARLLQPNEYSLNDRLGFISLNQSLNNDEVLAVAYQFVYNGQTYQVGEFSTDGAVGTNALMLRLLKATITNPRIPLWDLMMKNVYSLGAFQVNREEFRLDLIYNNPTTGVDLNYVPRVPIDQIPLLQALALDRLDPQNAPNPDGWFDFIDGAATTGGTINSQNGRVYFPVLEPFGTTLDQALDPEQPLAIRQQIVFQVLYDSTKVAAQNQPELNRFRLKGSYRSASSDVISLNSVNIPQGSVVVTAGGVRLVENQDYTVDYNLGRVKIINQGILESGTPINISLESNSLFSIQTKTLAGARFDFRVNRDLTIGGTVMNLYERPLTQKVNVGDEPISNTIVGLDANWRTESNLITTLVDKLPFFATKEISTVNASAEAAYLIPGHSRAIGNAGTSYIDDFEGSVSTIDLRQQSLWFHAATPQGIPDLFPEGDFINDLRTGFRRAKLAWYVIDPLFFRNNNLTPPNITGDMQSDHRQREVLELEVFPNRQLQAGAPANIPVLDLAYYPRERGPYNFNVNGLDQDGFLLDPADSWAGITRRITTTDFEASNIETIQFWMMDPFSEGTGAGSNEDSQNSTGGDLYIDLGNISEDVLRDSRKSFENGLPPDGTDLSYTTGETNWGVVATTQSVVNAFAITEDNSNRYQDVGLDGLSDQQTDVEGRTEQSFYQTDYLQPVASVVTNPNALARINADPSADNYRFFRGDDYDGNPLADMLFRYKEFNGPEGNSITDVDSPEDYPTQQTTLPTTEDINQDQNLAENESYFQYRVNLRPNELQVGSGYVTDRVLGTHPISGKQVYWYQFKVPIRQPDRVVNGIQDFRSIRFMRMVMHGWPQEAVLRFARLEFIRGEWRKYFFSLETPGEGIGTDPDPTTFEVAAVNVEENGNRVPINYVVPPGILQEVDVASANLRNLNEQSLQLRTCNLRDGDARAAFRNVQFDIRSYKKMRMFIHAESSDPGNPVEYGDVSVFVRLGNDFDQNYYEYEVPVVPSAFGNNDPASVWPEANNMVIEFAKLNDVKIERNREGFATNQRYIQFEGDRRIVVKGNPNLSQMRTVMIGIRNPKKDGVEANPWGVDDGLSKCVEVWVNELRLTDFDQRGGWAAIGRVNTTLADLGTLSVAGNYSTPFWGSIDKRVSERQRETKYGVDLAANLEMGKFLPEESGVKVPVFVGYSEQVSNPQFDPLNPDIEWDDATRNLTPDERRERLKQVRTYTRRRSINLTNVRKDRTAGKKEHFWDVENLSLTYSYADQEFHDVNTEFDNTVTHRGAIAYVHNPKPREVKPLANVSLINKSKWLKLFKEFNFNLGFKQLSLRSSIDRGYNERLIRANPDIASLPPRPTYNKNFNWNSQYGFRYEITRSLKVDFTANNNAILGEPPGRVDPKVKGEYEVWKDSVLTSLSQWGETTGYDHTVNVTYTLPFDKLPLTDWITSNAAYAAGYQWDRAPFTQDTLGAVIQNSQNISINGQFNFVSLYNKSKYLKKVNDKGRTSNRSQANRSKAGEKPKEDDKDKEKDKGKDKDKKEGGFKPLDAFARVLMSIRNGNITYSQNSGMLLPGYARKTNVIGMDGFAAPGIGFILGQQNHDVSDAVVRDYASYAAGQDWLVRTPSIFTPHTQTRTENINARLSLEPFKSMRIELSANRVYSENRSSFFRWNDSLGTYVNDSPREFGNFSVSTITWGTAFSVDDDNFVNPIFQQMLDNRAIISERLGQEREGSIFVPDSGYYSGYGPTNQDVVIPAFLAAYTGRGADKVTTNPFRLIPLPNWDVTYDGLSRMAPFSKWFRTFTVKHSYRSTFNIGNYQTNLLFVEGAGELDAAFNYIPERQISVVTITEVMRPLLGADVTLQNSLLAKFEYNRDRNLSLSISNYQVTEVRGKEYVFGTGYRFKNVKFPITIGGNRPKSDLNLRVDVSIRQNNTVIRKMQEGQNQVTAGQNITSIKASADYVISQRLNVRLFYERVVNKPVISTSFPSSNSNFGLSLRFTLTQ, encoded by the coding sequence GTGCGCACGATCGTGGGCCTGGTACGGGTCCTTTCCACCGGGTGGCCCCACCGCCTGGTGGTGCTGCTGGCCATGCTGCTGGCCCTGCCGGAGCTGGCGGAGGCTTCGCTGGACCTGGGCTTCCTCGTTCAGCAGGTGGACAGCCCCGAGGTCGAGCTGCTGTGGCCGATCGACAGCGACCCCGGCACCGGCCAGAGCGACGGTGGGGTGGACCTGCAGGACCCCGAGAACATCGAGAACGAGGTGATCTATGACCCGGTGACGGGCCAGTACATCCTCAACAGCAGTGTGGGCGGCTCCTTTGATTACCGGCCGCCGATGAGCATGACGCTGGACGAGTACCTGCAGTACGACATGGAGCGCGCCATGGAGACGTACTGGACGGAGAAGAGCACCAGCGAGACGGAGCGGGCGGCCAAGGGGCTGATCCCCTCGCTGAACGTGAAGGGCGAGCTGTTCGACCGGATCTTCGGGGGCAACACGATCGACATCCGTCCGCAGGGCTCGGCGGAGATCATCTTCGGGGTGAACGTCTCCAAGACCGAGAACCCGCGGATCCCGGTGGACCAGCGGCGCATCACCACCTTCGATTTCGACCAGCGGATCCAGCTGAACCTGACGGGCAACATCGGGGACAAGCTGAAGATCAACACCAGCTACAACACCGAGGCCACCTTCGATTTCGAGAACCAGGTGAAGCTGGACTACACCGGCTACGAGGACGAGATCATCCAGAAGATCGAGGCTGGGAACGTGAGCCTGCCGCTGCAGGGCCAGCTGATCCAGGGCAGCCAGAGCCTCTTCGGCATCAAGACCGAGCTGCGGTTCGGTCGCCTCACGGCCACGGGCATCTTCAGCCAGGAGAAGGGGCAGCGGCGCAACATCCAGACCCAGGGCGGGGCGCAGACCACCAACTTCGACATCAAGGCGGACGAGTACGAGGCCAACAAGCACTACTTCCTGGGCCACTTCTTCCGCGACCTCTATGAGCAGAGCCTGCGCACGCTGCCCACGGTGAACAGCCCGATCCAGGTGACGCGTGTGGAGGTGTGGGTCACCAATACGCGCTTCGACTTCGCGCAGACGCGCAACATCGTGGCCTTCACCGACCTGGGCGAGAACGCGGATGCCGCCGCCATCGCCGCGGGCAAGGTGAGCGGCGACCTGCCGCCCGGCCTGTTGATCGACGCTGCGGGGACCACGGCGGACAACGCGGCCAACTCGCTGTACCAGACCGTGGCGAACAACCCGGCCATCCGGGGCTTTGCGAACTCGAGCCAGGCGCTGCAGGCCTTGGGCGTGGTGGCCGCACGGCACTTCGAGAAGCTGGAGAGCGCGCGCCTGCTGCAGCCCAACGAGTACAGCCTCAACGACCGCCTGGGCTTCATCAGCCTCAACCAGAGCCTCAACAACGACGAGGTGCTGGCGGTGGCCTATCAGTTCGTGTACAACGGGCAGACCTACCAGGTGGGCGAGTTCAGCACCGACGGCGCGGTGGGCACCAACGCACTGATGCTGCGACTGCTGAAGGCCACCATCACCAACCCGCGGATCCCGCTGTGGGACCTGATGATGAAGAACGTGTACTCGTTGGGCGCCTTCCAGGTGAACCGCGAGGAGTTCCGGCTGGACCTGATCTACAACAACCCCACCACCGGGGTGGACCTCAACTACGTGCCGCGCGTGCCGATCGACCAGATCCCGCTGCTGCAGGCCCTGGCGCTCGACCGCCTGGACCCGCAGAACGCGCCGAACCCCGATGGATGGTTCGACTTCATCGATGGCGCGGCCACCACGGGCGGCACCATCAACAGCCAGAACGGACGCGTCTATTTCCCGGTCCTGGAGCCCTTCGGCACCACCCTGGACCAGGCGCTGGACCCCGAACAGCCCCTGGCGATCCGCCAGCAGATCGTGTTCCAGGTGCTGTACGACAGCACCAAGGTCGCCGCGCAGAACCAGCCCGAGCTCAACCGCTTCCGCCTGAAGGGCAGCTACCGCAGCGCCAGCAGCGACGTCATCAGCCTCAACTCGGTGAACATCCCGCAGGGCAGCGTGGTGGTGACCGCCGGCGGGGTGCGCCTGGTGGAGAACCAGGACTACACGGTGGACTACAACCTGGGCCGGGTGAAGATCATCAACCAGGGCATCCTGGAGAGCGGCACGCCCATCAACATCAGCCTGGAGAGCAACTCGCTCTTCAGCATCCAGACCAAGACGCTGGCCGGTGCGCGCTTTGATTTCAGGGTGAACAGGGACCTGACCATCGGCGGCACGGTGATGAACCTCTACGAGCGTCCGCTGACCCAGAAGGTGAACGTGGGCGACGAGCCGATCAGCAACACCATCGTCGGGCTGGATGCCAACTGGCGCACCGAAAGCAACCTGATCACCACCTTGGTGGACAAGCTGCCCTTCTTCGCCACCAAGGAGATCAGCACGGTGAACGCCAGTGCCGAGGCGGCCTACCTGATCCCCGGCCACAGCCGGGCCATCGGCAACGCGGGCACCAGCTACATCGACGACTTCGAAGGCAGCGTGAGCACCATCGACCTGCGCCAGCAGAGCCTCTGGTTCCACGCCGCCACCCCGCAGGGCATCCCGGACCTCTTCCCCGAGGGCGACTTCATCAACGACCTGCGCACCGGATTCCGCCGCGCCAAGCTGGCCTGGTACGTGATCGACCCGCTCTTCTTCCGCAACAACAACCTGACACCGCCCAACATCACGGGCGACATGCAGTCGGACCACCGCCAGCGCGAGGTGCTGGAGCTGGAGGTGTTCCCCAACCGCCAGCTGCAGGCGGGCGCCCCGGCCAACATCCCCGTGCTCGACCTGGCCTACTACCCCCGTGAGCGTGGCCCCTACAACTTCAACGTGAACGGGCTGGACCAGGACGGCTTCCTGCTGGACCCTGCGGACAGCTGGGCGGGCATCACGCGCCGCATCACCACCACCGATTTCGAGGCCAGCAACATCGAGACCATCCAGTTCTGGATGATGGACCCCTTCAGCGAGGGCACCGGTGCGGGCAGCAACGAGGACAGCCAGAACAGCACGGGCGGCGACCTGTACATCGACCTGGGCAACATCAGCGAGGACGTGCTGCGCGACAGCCGCAAGAGCTTCGAGAACGGCCTGCCGCCCGACGGCACCGACCTGAGCTACACCACGGGCGAGACCAACTGGGGCGTGGTGGCCACCACCCAGAGCGTGGTGAACGCCTTCGCCATCACCGAGGACAACAGCAACCGCTACCAGGACGTGGGCCTCGACGGGTTGAGCGACCAGCAGACCGACGTGGAGGGACGCACGGAGCAGAGCTTCTACCAGACGGACTACCTGCAGCCGGTGGCCAGTGTGGTGACGAACCCGAACGCGCTGGCCCGCATCAACGCCGACCCTTCGGCGGACAACTACCGCTTCTTCCGCGGCGACGACTACGACGGCAACCCGCTGGCCGACATGCTCTTCCGCTACAAGGAGTTCAACGGTCCGGAGGGCAACAGCATCACCGACGTGGACAGCCCGGAGGACTACCCCACCCAGCAGACCACCCTGCCCACCACCGAGGACATCAATCAGGACCAGAACCTCGCGGAGAACGAGAGCTACTTCCAGTACCGCGTGAACCTGCGGCCCAACGAGCTGCAGGTGGGCAGCGGCTACGTCACGGACCGGGTGCTCGGCACGCACCCCATCAGCGGCAAGCAGGTGTACTGGTACCAGTTCAAGGTGCCCATCCGCCAGCCGGACCGCGTGGTGAACGGGATCCAGGACTTCCGCAGCATCCGCTTCATGCGCATGGTGATGCACGGCTGGCCGCAGGAGGCGGTGCTGCGCTTCGCCCGGCTGGAGTTCATCCGCGGGGAATGGCGCAAGTACTTCTTCTCGCTGGAGACACCCGGGGAGGGCATCGGCACGGACCCCGATCCCACCACCTTCGAGGTGGCCGCGGTGAACGTGGAGGAGAACGGCAACCGGGTGCCCATCAACTACGTGGTGCCGCCGGGCATCCTGCAGGAGGTGGACGTGGCCAGCGCCAACCTGCGCAACCTGAACGAGCAGAGCCTGCAGCTGCGCACCTGCAACCTGCGCGACGGGGACGCCCGGGCCGCCTTCCGCAACGTGCAGTTCGACATCCGCAGCTACAAGAAGATGCGCATGTTCATCCACGCCGAGAGCTCGGACCCCGGCAACCCCGTGGAGTACGGCGACGTGAGCGTGTTCGTGCGCCTGGGCAACGACTTCGACCAGAACTACTACGAGTACGAGGTGCCGGTGGTGCCCTCGGCCTTCGGCAACAACGATCCGGCCAGCGTGTGGCCCGAGGCCAACAACATGGTGATCGAGTTCGCCAAGCTGAACGATGTGAAGATCGAGCGCAACCGCGAGGGCTTCGCCACCAACCAGCGCTACATCCAGTTCGAGGGCGACCGCCGCATCGTGGTGAAGGGCAACCCCAACCTGAGCCAGATGCGCACGGTGATGATCGGCATCCGCAACCCCAAGAAGGATGGCGTGGAGGCCAACCCCTGGGGGGTGGACGACGGGCTCAGCAAGTGCGTGGAGGTGTGGGTGAACGAACTGCGCCTCACCGACTTCGACCAGCGCGGCGGCTGGGCGGCCATCGGCCGGGTGAACACCACCCTGGCCGACCTGGGCACCCTGAGCGTGGCCGGCAACTACAGCACCCCGTTCTGGGGCAGCATCGACAAGCGCGTGAGCGAGCGCCAGCGGGAGACCAAGTACGGCGTGGACCTCGCGGCCAACCTGGAGATGGGCAAGTTCCTGCCCGAGGAGAGCGGGGTGAAGGTGCCCGTGTTCGTGGGCTACAGCGAGCAGGTGAGCAATCCGCAGTTCGACCCCCTGAACCCCGACATCGAATGGGATGATGCCACGCGCAACCTAACCCCCGACGAGCGAAGGGAACGGCTCAAGCAGGTGCGCACCTACACGCGACGGCGCAGCATCAACCTCACCAACGTGCGGAAGGACCGCACCGCGGGCAAGAAGGAGCATTTCTGGGACGTGGAGAACCTCTCGCTCACCTACAGTTATGCCGACCAGGAGTTCCACGACGTGAACACCGAGTTCGACAACACGGTGACGCACCGCGGGGCCATCGCCTACGTCCACAACCCCAAGCCGAGGGAGGTGAAGCCGCTGGCCAACGTGAGCCTCATCAACAAGAGCAAATGGCTGAAGCTGTTCAAGGAGTTCAACTTCAACCTGGGATTCAAGCAGCTGAGCCTGCGCAGCTCCATCGACAGGGGGTACAACGAACGGCTCATCCGGGCCAACCCCGACATCGCCTCGCTGCCCCCCCGGCCCACCTACAACAAGAACTTCAACTGGAACAGCCAGTACGGCTTCCGCTACGAGATCACCCGCAGCCTGAAGGTCGACTTCACCGCCAACAACAACGCCATCCTCGGCGAGCCGCCCGGCCGCGTGGACCCCAAGGTGAAGGGCGAGTACGAGGTGTGGAAGGACAGCGTGCTCACCAGCCTCAGCCAGTGGGGCGAGACCACCGGCTACGACCACACGGTGAACGTCACCTACACGCTGCCCTTCGACAAGCTGCCCCTGACGGACTGGATCACCTCCAACGCGGCCTATGCCGCCGGATACCAGTGGGACCGGGCGCCCTTCACACAGGACACCCTGGGCGCGGTGATCCAGAACTCGCAGAACATCAGCATCAACGGACAGTTCAACTTCGTGAGCCTCTACAACAAGTCGAAATACCTCAAGAAGGTGAACGACAAGGGCCGCACGAGCAACCGCAGCCAGGCCAACAGGTCCAAGGCCGGTGAGAAGCCCAAGGAGGATGACAAGGACAAGGAGAAGGACAAAGGGAAGGACAAGGACAAGAAAGAGGGCGGGTTCAAGCCGCTCGACGCGTTCGCCCGCGTGCTGATGAGCATCCGCAACGGCAACATCACCTACAGCCAGAACTCGGGCATGCTGCTGCCGGGATACGCGCGCAAGACCAACGTGATCGGCATGGACGGCTTCGCCGCCCCGGGCATCGGCTTCATCCTGGGCCAGCAGAACCACGACGTGAGCGATGCGGTGGTGCGCGACTACGCGTCGTACGCCGCCGGGCAGGACTGGCTGGTGCGGACGCCCTCCATCTTTACGCCGCACACTCAGACACGCACCGAGAACATCAACGCGCGCCTGTCGCTGGAGCCCTTCAAGAGCATGCGCATCGAGCTCAGCGCCAACCGGGTGTACAGCGAGAACCGCAGCAGCTTCTTCCGCTGGAACGACTCGCTGGGCACCTACGTGAACGACAGCCCGCGGGAGTTCGGCAACTTCAGCGTCAGCACCATCACCTGGGGTACGGCCTTCAGCGTGGACGATGACAACTTCGTGAACCCCATCTTCCAGCAGATGCTGGATAACCGGGCCATCATCAGCGAACGGCTCGGCCAGGAGCGGGAGGGCAGCATCTTCGTGCCGGACAGCGGCTACTACTCGGGATATGGCCCCACCAACCAGGACGTGGTGATCCCGGCCTTCCTGGCCGCCTACACCGGCCGTGGCGCCGACAAGGTGACCACCAACCCCTTCAGGCTGATCCCGCTGCCCAACTGGGATGTGACCTATGACGGGCTCTCCCGCATGGCGCCGTTCAGCAAGTGGTTCCGCACCTTCACGGTGAAGCACAGCTACCGCAGCACCTTCAACATCGGCAACTACCAGACGAACCTGCTCTTCGTGGAGGGCGCCGGCGAACTGGACGCGGCGTTCAACTACATCCCCGAGCGGCAGATCAGCGTGGTCACCATCACCGAGGTGATGCGTCCGCTGCTGGGGGCGGACGTGACCCTGCAGAACAGCCTGCTGGCCAAGTTCGAGTACAACCGGGACCGGAACCTGAGCCTGAGCATCAGCAACTACCAGGTGACCGAGGTGCGCGGCAAGGAGTACGTGTTCGGCACCGGCTACCGGTTCAAGAACGTGAAGTTCCCCATCACCATCGGCGGCAACCGGCCCAAGAGCGACCTCAACCTGCGGGTGGACGTGAGCATCCGGCAGAACAACACCGTGATCCGCAAGATGCAGGAAGGGCAGAACCAGGTGACCGCCGGGCAGAACATCACCTCCATCAAGGCCTCCGCCGATTACGTGATCAGCCAGCGGCTGAACGTGCGCCTGTTCTACGAGCGCGTGGTGAACAAGCCGGTGATCTCCACCTCCTTCCCCAGCTCCAACAGCAACTTCGGCCTCAGCCTGCGCTTCACCCTCACCCAATAG
- a CDS encoding T9SS type A sorting domain-containing protein, with the protein MKRTLLSLSLMTLVAGTQAQLAELHDLWGNTVNGQLIEHWGDNATSNQEVDVHVILNGSTNKTLNVRRYELSVVPNTENYFCWGVCYAPQLAGALPVWNAQPQHAIQCQPGVMVTNFHAYHTPYGANGASTYRYVWYDISNPTDTVWCDIRFQVTSVGVPELEVKQFEAFPNPAVGQDVQLRLELNHDVVGAQVVVHNMVGEQVLQVPVRGAAARITVPTAQLAPGMYFASLQRNGRAASSIRFVVAAR; encoded by the coding sequence ATGAAGCGAACCCTACTCTCCCTCTCTTTGATGACGCTCGTCGCCGGCACCCAGGCGCAGCTCGCCGAACTTCACGATCTGTGGGGCAACACGGTGAACGGTCAGCTGATCGAGCACTGGGGCGACAACGCCACGTCGAACCAGGAAGTGGATGTGCACGTGATCCTCAATGGCTCCACGAACAAGACCCTGAACGTGCGTCGCTATGAGCTTTCCGTGGTCCCCAATACGGAGAACTACTTCTGCTGGGGCGTGTGCTATGCTCCGCAACTGGCCGGTGCCCTGCCGGTGTGGAACGCGCAGCCTCAGCATGCCATCCAGTGCCAGCCCGGTGTGATGGTGACCAACTTCCATGCGTACCACACCCCGTACGGGGCGAACGGCGCGAGCACCTATCGCTATGTGTGGTATGATATCAGCAACCCCACGGACACCGTGTGGTGCGACATCCGGTTCCAGGTGACCTCCGTGGGCGTTCCCGAGCTGGAGGTCAAGCAGTTCGAAGCCTTCCCGAACCCCGCCGTGGGCCAGGATGTGCAGCTGCGCCTGGAGCTGAACCATGACGTGGTGGGCGCGCAGGTGGTGGTGCACAACATGGTGGGCGAACAGGTGCTTCAGGTGCCGGTGCGCGGCGCTGCGGCGCGCATCACCGTACCCACGGCCCAGCTGGCGCCGGGCATGTACTTCGCCTCGCTGCAGCGCAACGGCCGGGCGGCCTCGAGCATCCGCTTCGTGGTGGCCGCACGCTAA
- a CDS encoding Holliday junction branch migration protein RuvA: MIESLSGTLLEKAPGHAVVECHGVGYWVQLPASAFEQLPAEGRPVRLPVHYAVSVDVRSGLSDHRLYGFINTQERALFRQLITVQGVSATLGMAILGARRADDLRSAIVSGDESALRGIKGIGPKLAQRVIAELGPVLAGSAFTPAPAGGNTVRSEALSALVSLGLDRVKAERALQGVLKEHADGPPPLEELIKLTLKNL; encoded by the coding sequence ATGATCGAGAGCCTGAGCGGTACCCTTTTGGAGAAGGCGCCCGGCCATGCTGTGGTGGAGTGCCATGGCGTGGGCTATTGGGTGCAACTCCCTGCCTCGGCCTTTGAACAGCTGCCGGCCGAAGGCCGGCCCGTGCGGCTGCCGGTTCACTACGCAGTGTCGGTGGATGTGCGCAGCGGCCTCAGCGATCACCGGCTCTACGGATTCATCAACACCCAGGAGCGGGCCTTGTTCAGGCAGCTCATCACCGTGCAGGGGGTGAGCGCCACCCTGGGCATGGCCATCCTGGGCGCACGCAGGGCCGATGACCTTCGATCGGCCATCGTGTCGGGGGATGAAAGCGCCTTGCGTGGCATCAAGGGCATCGGGCCCAAACTGGCCCAGCGGGTCATCGCCGAGCTGGGTCCTGTGCTGGCCGGATCGGCCTTCACCCCGGCGCCGGCCGGGGGCAATACGGTCCGGTCGGAGGCGTTATCGGCGTTGGTCTCCCTGGGGCTTGACCGGGTGAAGGCCGAACGGGCGCTGCAAGGCGTGCTCAAGGAACATGCGGACGGACCACCGCCATTGGAGGAGCTGATCAAGTTGACGCTGAAGAACCTGTGA
- the gcvH gene encoding glycine cleavage system protein GcvH — MNFPADLKYTKDHEWIRLEGGEAVVGITEFAQGELGDIVFVDIGTEGQEVDEHAVFGTVEAVKTVSDLFMPVKGTVMAVNPGLADDPASVNKDPYGSGWMVRIKPANVADVAALMSADEYRALVGH, encoded by the coding sequence ATGAACTTCCCCGCAGACCTGAAGTACACCAAGGACCACGAGTGGATCCGCCTGGAGGGCGGGGAGGCCGTGGTGGGCATCACCGAATTCGCCCAGGGCGAGCTCGGCGACATCGTCTTCGTGGACATCGGCACCGAGGGCCAGGAGGTGGACGAGCACGCGGTGTTCGGCACCGTGGAGGCGGTGAAGACGGTGAGCGACCTGTTCATGCCGGTGAAGGGCACGGTGATGGCCGTGAATCCCGGCCTGGCGGACGACCCGGCCAGCGTGAACAAGGACCCCTACGGCTCGGGCTGGATGGTGCGGATCAAGCCGGCGAACGTGGCCGATGTGGCCGCGCTGATGAGCGCTGACGAGTACCGCGCCCTGGTGGGCCACTGA